In one Eulemur rufifrons isolate Redbay chromosome 14, OSU_ERuf_1, whole genome shotgun sequence genomic region, the following are encoded:
- the LOC138394420 gene encoding E3 ubiquitin-protein ligase TRIM50 isoform X1, which produces MAWQVSVPELEDQLLCPICLEVFKEPLMLQCGHSYCKGCLVSLSCHRDAVLRCPVCRQAVDGSSSPPNVSLARVIEALRLPGDPEPKVCAHHRNPLSLFCEKDQQLICGLCGLLGSHQHHQVTPVSTVYSRMKEELAALISDLKQEQKKVDELIAKLVNNRTRIVNESDVFSWVIRREFQELHHLVDKEKARCLERMEGHTRGLVASLDMQLEQAQGTRERLAQAEHVLEQFSNESHHEFIQKFHSMTSRAELQQARPLEGAFSPISFKPGLHQADIKLTVWKRLFRKVLPAPESLKLDPATAHPLLELSKGNTVVQCGLLAQRRDSQPERFDYSTCVLARQGFSCGRHYWEVVVGSKSDWRLGVIKGTASRKGKLNKSPEHGVWLIGLKEGRVYEAFASPRVPLPVTGHPHRIGLYLHYEQGELTFFDADRPDDLRLLYTFQADFQGKLYPILDVCWHERGSNSLPMVVPPPGGPDPLTPAQPTKL; this is translated from the exons ATGGCTTGGCAGGTGAGCGTGCCCGAGCTGGAGGACCAGCTTCTGTGTCCCATCTGCCTGGAGGTCTTCAAGGAGCCCCTGATGCTGCAGTGCGGCCACTCCTACTGCAAGGGCTGCCTGGTCTCCCTGTCCTGCCACCGCGACGCCGTGCTGCGCTGCCCCGTGTGCCGGCAGGCGGTGGACGGCAGCAGCTCCCCGCCCAACGTCTCCCTGGCCCGGGTGATCGAAGCCCTGCGGCTCCCCGGGGACCCGGAGCCCAAGGTCTGTGCGCACCACCGCAACCCGCTCAGCCTCTTCTGCGAGAAGGACCAGCAGCTCATCTGCGGCCTCTGCGGCCTGCTGGGCTCCCACCAGCACCACCAGGTCACGCCGGTCTCCACCGTCTACAGCCGCATGAAG GAGGAGCTTGCAGCCCTCATCTCCGACCTCAAGCAGGAGCAGAAGAAGGTAGACGAACTTATTGCCAAACTGGTGAACAACAGGACCCGGATTGTC AATGAGTCCGATGTCTTCAGCTGGGTGATCCGCCGCGAGTTTCAGGAGTTGCACCACCTGGTAGACAAGGAGAAGGCCCGCTGCCTGGAGAGGATGGAGGGTCACACCCGTGGCCTGGTGGCCTCCCTGGACATGCAGCTGGAGCAGGCCCAGGGCACTCGGGAGCGGCTAGCCCAGGCTGAGCATGTGCTGGAGCAGTTCAGCAATGAGAGTCACCACGAGTTCATCCAG AAGTTCCACTCCATGACCTCCAG AGCAGAGCTGCAGCAGGCCCGGCCCTTGGAAGGTGCATTCAGTCCCATCTCCTTCAAGCCAGGCCTTCACCAGGCTGACATCAAGCTGACTGTGTGGAAGAGGCTCTTCCGGAAAGTTCTGCCAG CCCCGGAGTCTCTCAAGCTGGACCCTGCCACCGCCCACCCTCTCCTGGAGCTTTCCAAGGGCAACACGGTGGTGCAGTGCGGGCTCCTGGCCCAGCGGCGCGACAGCCAGCCCGAGCGCTTCGACTACAGTACCTGCGTCCTGGCCAGACAGGGCTTCTCCTGCGGCCGCCACTactgggaggtggtggtgggcaGCAAGAGCGACTGGCGCCTGGGGGTCATCAAGGGCACGGCCAGCCGCAAGGGCAAGCTGAACAAGTCCCCGGAGCACGGCGTCTGGCTGATCGGCCTGAAGGAGGGCCGGGTGTACGAGGCCTTTGCCAGCCCGCGGGTGCCCCTGCCGGTGACGGGCCACCCCCACCGCATCGGGCTCTACTTGCACTACGAGCAGGGCGAGCTCACCTTCTTCGACGCCGACCGGCCTGATGACCTGCGACTGCTCTACACGTTCCAGGCTGACTTCCAGGGCAAGCTCTACCCCATCCTGGACGTGTGCTGGCACGAGAGAGGCAGCAACTCCCTGCCCATGGTGGTGCCCCCGCCCGGCGGGCCTGACCCCCTCACCCCCGCGCAGCCCACCAAGCTGTAG
- the LOC138394420 gene encoding E3 ubiquitin-protein ligase TRIM50 isoform X2 translates to MAWQVSVPELEDQLLCPICLEVFKEPLMLQCGHSYCKGCLVSLSCHRDAVLRCPVCRQAVDGSSSPPNVSLARVIEALRLPGDPEPKVCAHHRNPLSLFCEKDQQLICGLCGLLGSHQHHQVTPVSTVYSRMKEELAALISDLKQEQKKVDELIAKLVNNRTRIVNESDVFSWVIRREFQELHHLVDKEKARCLERMEGHTRGLVASLDMQLEQAQGTRERLAQAEHVLEQFSNESHHEFIQFHSMTSRAELQQARPLEGAFSPISFKPGLHQADIKLTVWKRLFRKVLPAPESLKLDPATAHPLLELSKGNTVVQCGLLAQRRDSQPERFDYSTCVLARQGFSCGRHYWEVVVGSKSDWRLGVIKGTASRKGKLNKSPEHGVWLIGLKEGRVYEAFASPRVPLPVTGHPHRIGLYLHYEQGELTFFDADRPDDLRLLYTFQADFQGKLYPILDVCWHERGSNSLPMVVPPPGGPDPLTPAQPTKL, encoded by the exons ATGGCTTGGCAGGTGAGCGTGCCCGAGCTGGAGGACCAGCTTCTGTGTCCCATCTGCCTGGAGGTCTTCAAGGAGCCCCTGATGCTGCAGTGCGGCCACTCCTACTGCAAGGGCTGCCTGGTCTCCCTGTCCTGCCACCGCGACGCCGTGCTGCGCTGCCCCGTGTGCCGGCAGGCGGTGGACGGCAGCAGCTCCCCGCCCAACGTCTCCCTGGCCCGGGTGATCGAAGCCCTGCGGCTCCCCGGGGACCCGGAGCCCAAGGTCTGTGCGCACCACCGCAACCCGCTCAGCCTCTTCTGCGAGAAGGACCAGCAGCTCATCTGCGGCCTCTGCGGCCTGCTGGGCTCCCACCAGCACCACCAGGTCACGCCGGTCTCCACCGTCTACAGCCGCATGAAG GAGGAGCTTGCAGCCCTCATCTCCGACCTCAAGCAGGAGCAGAAGAAGGTAGACGAACTTATTGCCAAACTGGTGAACAACAGGACCCGGATTGTC AATGAGTCCGATGTCTTCAGCTGGGTGATCCGCCGCGAGTTTCAGGAGTTGCACCACCTGGTAGACAAGGAGAAGGCCCGCTGCCTGGAGAGGATGGAGGGTCACACCCGTGGCCTGGTGGCCTCCCTGGACATGCAGCTGGAGCAGGCCCAGGGCACTCGGGAGCGGCTAGCCCAGGCTGAGCATGTGCTGGAGCAGTTCAGCAATGAGAGTCACCACGAGTTCATCCAG TTCCACTCCATGACCTCCAG AGCAGAGCTGCAGCAGGCCCGGCCCTTGGAAGGTGCATTCAGTCCCATCTCCTTCAAGCCAGGCCTTCACCAGGCTGACATCAAGCTGACTGTGTGGAAGAGGCTCTTCCGGAAAGTTCTGCCAG CCCCGGAGTCTCTCAAGCTGGACCCTGCCACCGCCCACCCTCTCCTGGAGCTTTCCAAGGGCAACACGGTGGTGCAGTGCGGGCTCCTGGCCCAGCGGCGCGACAGCCAGCCCGAGCGCTTCGACTACAGTACCTGCGTCCTGGCCAGACAGGGCTTCTCCTGCGGCCGCCACTactgggaggtggtggtgggcaGCAAGAGCGACTGGCGCCTGGGGGTCATCAAGGGCACGGCCAGCCGCAAGGGCAAGCTGAACAAGTCCCCGGAGCACGGCGTCTGGCTGATCGGCCTGAAGGAGGGCCGGGTGTACGAGGCCTTTGCCAGCCCGCGGGTGCCCCTGCCGGTGACGGGCCACCCCCACCGCATCGGGCTCTACTTGCACTACGAGCAGGGCGAGCTCACCTTCTTCGACGCCGACCGGCCTGATGACCTGCGACTGCTCTACACGTTCCAGGCTGACTTCCAGGGCAAGCTCTACCCCATCCTGGACGTGTGCTGGCACGAGAGAGGCAGCAACTCCCTGCCCATGGTGGTGCCCCCGCCCGGCGGGCCTGACCCCCTCACCCCCGCGCAGCCCACCAAGCTGTAG
- the NSUN5 gene encoding 28S rRNA (cytosine-C(5))-methyltransferase isoform X3 codes for MALYAAAAAVLAGVESRQGSIKGLVYSSGFQNVKQLYALVCETQRYSAVLDAVIASAGLLRAEKKLRPHLAKVHRGVSRNEDLLEVESRPGSASQVPRFVRVNTLKTCCDDVVDYFKRQGFSYQGRASSLDDLRALKGKHFLLDPLLPELLVFPAQTDLHEHPLYQAGHFILQDKASCLPAMLLAAPPGSHVIDACAAPGNKTSHLAALLKNQGKIFAFDLDAKRLASMATLLARAGVSCCELAKEDFLAVSPSDPRYRQVRYILLDPSCSGSGMLTRQLEEPGAGTPSKERLRALAGFQQRALRHALTFPSLQRLVYSTCSLCQEENEDVVRDALQQHPGAFRLVPVLPSWPHRGLSTLPGAEHCLRASPETTLTGGFFIAVIERVEVPR; via the exons ATGGCGCTGTACGCGGCTGCGGCGGCCGTGCTGGCGGGCGTGGAGAGCCGCCAGGGCTCCATCAAGGGGCTGGTGTACTCCAGCGGCTTCCAG AACGTGAAGCAGCTGTACGCGCTGGTGTGCGAGACGCAGCGCTACTCCGCCGTGCTGGACGCCGTGATCGCCAGCGCCGGTCTCCTCCGCGCCGAGAAGAAGCTGCGGCCGCACCTGGCTAAG GTTCATCGGGGTGTGAGCCGGAATGAGGACCTGCTGGAAGTGGAATCCAGGCCTGGCTCAG CCTCTCAGGTGCCTCGATTTGTGCGCGTGAACACTCTCAAGACCTGCTGTGATGATGTAGTTGATTATTTCAAGAGACAAGGTTTCTCCTACCAGGGTCGGGCTTCCAG CCTTGACGACTTAAGGGCCCTTAAAGGGAAGCATTTTCTTCTGGATCCCTTGTTGCCAGAGCTGCTTGTGTTTCCTGCCCAGACAGATCTGCATGAACATCCACTGTACCAAGCTGGTCACTTCATTCTACAAGACAAG GCCAGCTGTCTCCCAGCGATGCTGCTGGCCGCTCCACCAGGCTCCCATGTCATTGACGCATGTGCCGCCCCAGGCAATAAGACCAGTCACTTGGCTGCTCTTCTGAAGAACCAAGG GAAGATCTTTGCCTTTGACCTGGATGCCAAGCGGCTGGCGTCTATGGCCACTCTGCTGGCCCGGGCTGGAGTGTCTTGCTGTGAGCTGGCCAAAGAGGACTTCCTGGCAGTGTCACCCTCGGACCCACGTTATCGTCAGGTCCGCTACATCCTGCTGGATCCTTCTTGTAGTGGCTCTG GTATGCTGACCAGACAGCTGGAGGAGCCAGGGGCAGGCACGCCTAGCAAGGAACGCTTGCGCGCCCTGGCAGGGTTCCAGCAGCGAGCTCTACGCCATGCGCTCACATTCCCCTCCCTGCAGCGCCTTGTCTATTCCACGTGTTCCCTTTGCCAAGAGGAGAACGAAGACGTGGTGCGAGATGCCCTGCAGCAGCACCCAGGGGCCTTCAG GCTAGTTCCtgtcctgccctcctggccccaCCGAGGCCTCAGCACTTTACCAGGTGCCGAGCACTGCCTCCGGGCCTCCCCGGAAACCACGCTCACTGGTGGCTTCTTCATTGCCGTCATTGAACGGGTAGAGGTGCCAAGGTGA
- the NSUN5 gene encoding 28S rRNA (cytosine-C(5))-methyltransferase isoform X1: MALYAAAAAVLAGVESRQGSIKGLVYSSGFQNVKQLYALVCETQRYSAVLDAVIASAGLLRAEKKLRPHLAKVLVYELLLGKGFRGGGGRWKPVLGRHQARLKAELARLKVHRGVSRNEDLLEVESRPGSASQVPRFVRVNTLKTCCDDVVDYFKRQGFSYQGRASSLDDLRALKGKHFLLDPLLPELLVFPAQTDLHEHPLYQAGHFILQDKASCLPAMLLAAPPGSHVIDACAAPGNKTSHLAALLKNQGKIFAFDLDAKRLASMATLLARAGVSCCELAKEDFLAVSPSDPRYRQVRYILLDPSCSGSGMLTRQLEEPGAGTPSKERLRALAGFQQRALRHALTFPSLQRLVYSTCSLCQEENEDVVRDALQQHPGAFRLVPVLPSWPHRGLSTLPGAEHCLRASPETTLTGGFFIAVIERVEVPSSVSQAEALAPALTTSPAPKRKKRRRKAAAGASTSLGT; encoded by the exons ATGGCGCTGTACGCGGCTGCGGCGGCCGTGCTGGCGGGCGTGGAGAGCCGCCAGGGCTCCATCAAGGGGCTGGTGTACTCCAGCGGCTTCCAG AACGTGAAGCAGCTGTACGCGCTGGTGTGCGAGACGCAGCGCTACTCCGCCGTGCTGGACGCCGTGATCGCCAGCGCCGGTCTCCTCCGCGCCGAGAAGAAGCTGCGGCCGCACCTGGCTAAG GTGCTAGTCTATGAGTTGTTGTTGGGAAAGGGCTTTCGAGGGGGTGGAGGCCGATGGAAGCCTGTGCTGGGCCGGCACCAGGCAAGACTCAAGGCTGAGTTAGCCAGGCTCAAGGTTCATCGGGGTGTGAGCCGGAATGAGGACCTGCTGGAAGTGGAATCCAGGCCTGGCTCAG CCTCTCAGGTGCCTCGATTTGTGCGCGTGAACACTCTCAAGACCTGCTGTGATGATGTAGTTGATTATTTCAAGAGACAAGGTTTCTCCTACCAGGGTCGGGCTTCCAG CCTTGACGACTTAAGGGCCCTTAAAGGGAAGCATTTTCTTCTGGATCCCTTGTTGCCAGAGCTGCTTGTGTTTCCTGCCCAGACAGATCTGCATGAACATCCACTGTACCAAGCTGGTCACTTCATTCTACAAGACAAG GCCAGCTGTCTCCCAGCGATGCTGCTGGCCGCTCCACCAGGCTCCCATGTCATTGACGCATGTGCCGCCCCAGGCAATAAGACCAGTCACTTGGCTGCTCTTCTGAAGAACCAAGG GAAGATCTTTGCCTTTGACCTGGATGCCAAGCGGCTGGCGTCTATGGCCACTCTGCTGGCCCGGGCTGGAGTGTCTTGCTGTGAGCTGGCCAAAGAGGACTTCCTGGCAGTGTCACCCTCGGACCCACGTTATCGTCAGGTCCGCTACATCCTGCTGGATCCTTCTTGTAGTGGCTCTG GTATGCTGACCAGACAGCTGGAGGAGCCAGGGGCAGGCACGCCTAGCAAGGAACGCTTGCGCGCCCTGGCAGGGTTCCAGCAGCGAGCTCTACGCCATGCGCTCACATTCCCCTCCCTGCAGCGCCTTGTCTATTCCACGTGTTCCCTTTGCCAAGAGGAGAACGAAGACGTGGTGCGAGATGCCCTGCAGCAGCACCCAGGGGCCTTCAG GCTAGTTCCtgtcctgccctcctggccccaCCGAGGCCTCAGCACTTTACCAGGTGCCGAGCACTGCCTCCGGGCCTCCCCGGAAACCACGCTCACTGGTGGCTTCTTCATTGCCGTCATTGAACGGGTAGAGGTGCCAAG CTCAGTCTCACAGGCTGAAGCACTGGCACCGGCACTTACGACCAGCCCCgccccaaagagaaagaaaagacggCGGAAAGCGGCAGCTGGTGCTAGCACGTCGCTTGGCACGTAG
- the NSUN5 gene encoding 28S rRNA (cytosine-C(5))-methyltransferase isoform X2: MALYAAAAAVLAGVESRQGSIKGLVYSSGFQNVKQLYALVCETQRYSAVLDAVIASAGLLRAEKKLRPHLAKVLVYELLLGKGFRGGGGRWKPVLGRHQARLKAELARLKVHRGVSRNEDLLEVESRPGSASQVPRFVRVNTLKTCCDDVVDYFKRQGFSYQGRASSLDDLRALKGKHFLLDPLLPELLVFPAQTDLHEHPLYQAGHFILQDKASCLPAMLLAAPPGSHVIDACAAPGNKTSHLAALLKNQGKIFAFDLDAKRLASMATLLARAGVSCCELAKEDFLAVSPSDPRYRQVRYILLDPSCSGSGMLTRQLEEPGAGTPSKERLRALAGFQQRALRHALTFPSLQRLVYSTCSLCQEENEDVVRDALQQHPGAFRLVPVLPSWPHRGLSTLPGAEHCLRASPETTLTGGFFIAVIERVEVPSLTG; this comes from the exons ATGGCGCTGTACGCGGCTGCGGCGGCCGTGCTGGCGGGCGTGGAGAGCCGCCAGGGCTCCATCAAGGGGCTGGTGTACTCCAGCGGCTTCCAG AACGTGAAGCAGCTGTACGCGCTGGTGTGCGAGACGCAGCGCTACTCCGCCGTGCTGGACGCCGTGATCGCCAGCGCCGGTCTCCTCCGCGCCGAGAAGAAGCTGCGGCCGCACCTGGCTAAG GTGCTAGTCTATGAGTTGTTGTTGGGAAAGGGCTTTCGAGGGGGTGGAGGCCGATGGAAGCCTGTGCTGGGCCGGCACCAGGCAAGACTCAAGGCTGAGTTAGCCAGGCTCAAGGTTCATCGGGGTGTGAGCCGGAATGAGGACCTGCTGGAAGTGGAATCCAGGCCTGGCTCAG CCTCTCAGGTGCCTCGATTTGTGCGCGTGAACACTCTCAAGACCTGCTGTGATGATGTAGTTGATTATTTCAAGAGACAAGGTTTCTCCTACCAGGGTCGGGCTTCCAG CCTTGACGACTTAAGGGCCCTTAAAGGGAAGCATTTTCTTCTGGATCCCTTGTTGCCAGAGCTGCTTGTGTTTCCTGCCCAGACAGATCTGCATGAACATCCACTGTACCAAGCTGGTCACTTCATTCTACAAGACAAG GCCAGCTGTCTCCCAGCGATGCTGCTGGCCGCTCCACCAGGCTCCCATGTCATTGACGCATGTGCCGCCCCAGGCAATAAGACCAGTCACTTGGCTGCTCTTCTGAAGAACCAAGG GAAGATCTTTGCCTTTGACCTGGATGCCAAGCGGCTGGCGTCTATGGCCACTCTGCTGGCCCGGGCTGGAGTGTCTTGCTGTGAGCTGGCCAAAGAGGACTTCCTGGCAGTGTCACCCTCGGACCCACGTTATCGTCAGGTCCGCTACATCCTGCTGGATCCTTCTTGTAGTGGCTCTG GTATGCTGACCAGACAGCTGGAGGAGCCAGGGGCAGGCACGCCTAGCAAGGAACGCTTGCGCGCCCTGGCAGGGTTCCAGCAGCGAGCTCTACGCCATGCGCTCACATTCCCCTCCCTGCAGCGCCTTGTCTATTCCACGTGTTCCCTTTGCCAAGAGGAGAACGAAGACGTGGTGCGAGATGCCCTGCAGCAGCACCCAGGGGCCTTCAG GCTAGTTCCtgtcctgccctcctggccccaCCGAGGCCTCAGCACTTTACCAGGTGCCGAGCACTGCCTCCGGGCCTCCCCGGAAACCACGCTCACTGGTGGCTTCTTCATTGCCGTCATTGAACGGGTAGAGGTGCCAAG TCTCACAGGCTGA